In Chitinophaga nivalis, a single genomic region encodes these proteins:
- a CDS encoding META domain-containing protein — protein MLFELAISFATSMMAPVQKQQPQQAKSQIIYVKESKEPCTGVAPMECLQIKGLKDAEWSNLYTNINGFNYVPGYRYKLRIRVTPVKNPPADGSSVKYTLTKVLEKKKINSSATNAPATQWEQLADKRWELVQLGNNAVTNSGIFLEFDTKDKRFSGKSGCNNIFGGYKATGKLVSFSQVASTLMACPDRDVMRREGEFNTIVSDHSFRYEVTGQTLRLYDAKGKVALVFNLTPKENKTAGKDAPDARQWAYIASKKWNLIQFDGKTLTESGVWLEFDPATKRFHGKGGCNNISGGYDATREQLTFSAAISTRMACPNPEVMQREAAFLQKISEHTFRYDVADQTLNLYENDKLVVMFGMQDK, from the coding sequence ATGTTATTCGAATTAGCCATTTCCTTCGCCACTTCAATGATGGCACCTGTTCAAAAGCAACAGCCACAACAGGCAAAGAGCCAGATTATTTACGTGAAAGAGTCAAAGGAACCCTGCACTGGAGTGGCCCCCATGGAATGTTTACAAATCAAAGGTCTCAAAGACGCTGAATGGTCCAATCTTTACACCAATATCAACGGATTCAATTATGTACCTGGCTACCGGTACAAACTCAGAATCAGAGTAACGCCGGTTAAAAATCCGCCGGCAGATGGCTCTTCTGTAAAATATACCCTGACTAAAGTTTTGGAAAAGAAAAAAATAAACAGCTCCGCGACCAATGCTCCTGCTACGCAGTGGGAACAACTCGCCGACAAGAGATGGGAGCTGGTACAATTGGGCAACAACGCCGTCACCAACTCGGGTATCTTCCTGGAGTTTGACACCAAAGACAAACGTTTCTCCGGAAAAAGTGGCTGCAATAATATCTTCGGCGGATACAAAGCCACCGGTAAACTGGTATCTTTTTCTCAGGTAGCCAGCACGTTAATGGCTTGCCCGGACCGGGATGTAATGCGCCGTGAAGGTGAGTTCAACACTATCGTCAGTGATCATAGCTTCCGGTATGAAGTAACCGGTCAGACACTGCGCCTCTACGACGCGAAAGGAAAGGTAGCACTGGTATTCAACCTGACGCCAAAAGAAAATAAAACAGCCGGAAAGGATGCTCCCGATGCACGGCAATGGGCTTACATCGCCAGCAAAAAATGGAACCTGATTCAATTTGACGGTAAAACGTTAACTGAATCCGGTGTATGGCTGGAGTTTGATCCTGCAACTAAACGTTTTCATGGAAAAGGCGGCTGCAACAACATTTCCGGCGGCTACGATGCCACCAGAGAGCAACTGACTTTCTCTGCTGCCATCAGCACCCGCATGGCTTGCCCCAATCCGGAAGTAATGCAACGGGAAGCTGCTTTCCTGCAAAAAATCAGTGAACATACTTTCCGCTACGATGTAGCTGATCAGACTTTAAACCTGTATGAAAATGACAAACTGGTAGTGATGTTTGGCATGCAGGATAAATAA
- a CDS encoding VOC family protein, with protein sequence MQQRISLITLGVRDLQRSLQFYEAGLGWKKSAESQENVAFFQLGGLVLSLYPWHLLAEDAQVPAEGSGFKGMTLAYNTESREETDAILQDALRAGATLVKPAQEVFWGGYSGYFSDPDGYLFEVAHNPFWKMNERGEILLPA encoded by the coding sequence ATGCAACAAAGAATATCCTTGATTACGCTGGGCGTACGTGATTTGCAACGTTCCCTGCAGTTTTATGAAGCGGGACTGGGCTGGAAGAAGTCTGCCGAAAGCCAGGAAAATGTGGCGTTTTTTCAGTTGGGAGGCCTGGTGTTATCGTTATATCCGTGGCATCTGCTGGCGGAAGATGCACAGGTGCCCGCGGAAGGCAGTGGTTTTAAAGGGATGACCCTGGCCTATAATACGGAGAGCCGGGAAGAAACAGATGCCATATTGCAGGATGCATTACGGGCAGGAGCTACGCTGGTAAAGCCGGCGCAGGAGGTTTTCTGGGGAGGCTACAGCGGCTATTTCAGCGATCCGGATGGTTATTTGTTTGAAGTCGCGCATAATCCTTTCTGGAAAATGAATGAGCGGGGTGAAATTTTGCTGCCGGCATAA
- a CDS encoding AraC family transcriptional regulator — protein MYTTIRPHPLLLPYIDAYWVAVSSRFAQQRILPDTCSDIIFNIGKDAVYPGAGGLIVTPGDAFVVGTMTTFRDTQLPAGGALLGIRFQAGGLAAYTGLPLQLITDQHIPLDEITREWQNSLKSLLEKAATIPQQIRVVEIFLLQRLPVPVIAIQQVLPTIDRIRATNGNIRIAALAAQACMSVRTYERYFLQLTGVSPKTFSRIIRFMAVKQQLKTAADQPLLRLALDNGFYDHAHLTREFSAFTGHSPVSYLQR, from the coding sequence ATGTACACGACGATCCGTCCTCACCCGCTGCTGCTGCCGTATATAGATGCCTATTGGGTAGCTGTATCATCCCGGTTTGCACAACAGCGTATCCTGCCGGATACCTGTTCGGATATCATCTTTAATATCGGAAAGGATGCGGTGTATCCGGGAGCTGGTGGTTTGATCGTAACACCCGGCGATGCTTTTGTAGTGGGTACCATGACCACTTTCCGGGATACCCAATTACCGGCAGGCGGTGCTTTATTGGGTATCCGGTTTCAGGCCGGTGGCCTCGCAGCCTATACCGGGCTGCCGTTGCAACTGATTACGGATCAGCATATTCCGTTGGACGAAATAACCCGGGAATGGCAGAATAGCTTAAAATCTTTACTGGAAAAAGCAGCGACCATTCCACAGCAGATCCGTGTAGTGGAAATTTTTTTATTGCAGCGTTTACCCGTACCCGTTATAGCTATTCAGCAGGTGTTACCAACGATCGATAGAATACGTGCCACCAATGGTAATATCCGGATAGCTGCCCTGGCAGCGCAGGCATGTATGAGTGTCCGTACTTATGAAAGATATTTTTTGCAGCTGACAGGCGTCTCTCCCAAAACCTTTTCCCGCATTATACGTTTTATGGCAGTAAAGCAACAGCTGAAGACTGCTGCAGATCAGCCATTACTCCGGCTGGCACTGGATAATGGCTTTTATGACCATGCACATCTTACCCGGGAATTCAGCGCTTTTACAGGGCATAGTCCTGTTTCCTATTTGCAGCGATAG
- a CDS encoding IPT/TIG domain-containing protein encodes MKHFNMFAVALVLLITAMSACAPNPKENTKTAYTVSGHAGNFLVIKGHGFSRDKAANKVVFGNVPAQVLQAGPDFLLVQVPLQKPGTVPVVVEVGAHTSNAMLFVYNPARKLVADISVIAI; translated from the coding sequence ATGAAACATTTTAACATGTTTGCGGTAGCCCTTGTGCTGTTGATAACAGCCATGTCGGCTTGTGCGCCAAACCCGAAGGAAAACACAAAAACTGCGTATACCGTTAGCGGTCATGCAGGGAATTTTTTAGTGATCAAGGGCCATGGTTTTAGCAGGGATAAAGCTGCGAACAAAGTGGTTTTTGGTAATGTACCTGCACAGGTGTTGCAGGCAGGCCCTGATTTTTTACTGGTACAGGTACCCCTGCAAAAGCCAGGCACTGTACCGGTGGTAGTGGAGGTAGGAGCACATACCTCCAATGCTATGCTGTTTGTATATAATCCCGCCCGTAAGCTGGTGGCAGATATCAGTGTTATAGCAATATAA
- a CDS encoding anion permease, protein MKEIKYPQLLITLAFGLLVWFIPAPAGVKPEAWHLLAIFLATILGIILKAASMGTMSMLAITLVAITGVLAPGDPGKSISLALSSFGDKVIWLIGISFFIARGFIKTGLGKRIAYLFIRIFGRSSLGLAYGLGLADMVLAPAVPSNTARGGGIIYPIMKSMAMNFGSVPEDPATHRKLGAYLTLSSYNMNLITSSLFLTGTASNPMCQKFARNLGIEISWMSWFTAAIVPAALSILAVPYILYRIYPPSLKSTGDAPAMAAAKLKEMGPVHRDEWLMLIAFVILLVLWVSGEWFGIDATTTALIGLVFLLLSQVLTWEDVKSEKGAWDTIVWFSALVMMAGFLNTLGFIPWFSEVIRQQVGNMRWTVAFPIIVLVYFYSHYIFASATAHVAAMYAAFLGVGISVGIPGTLLALVLGFCGGIFGTLTHYGHGPAPVFFGSSYVELKDWWKCGFILSIVYLIIWMGAGGGWWKVLGIW, encoded by the coding sequence ATGAAAGAGATCAAATACCCGCAGTTGTTGATTACCCTGGCTTTTGGCCTGTTGGTGTGGTTTATTCCTGCTCCGGCAGGCGTAAAACCGGAAGCCTGGCATTTACTGGCTATTTTTCTGGCTACGATTCTGGGAATTATCCTGAAAGCAGCTTCGATGGGCACCATGTCTATGCTGGCCATCACACTGGTGGCTATCACGGGCGTACTGGCGCCGGGTGATCCGGGTAAGTCTATCAGTCTGGCACTCAGTAGTTTCGGCGATAAAGTTATCTGGTTGATTGGTATCTCTTTTTTTATTGCGCGGGGATTTATCAAAACGGGCCTGGGAAAACGAATCGCCTATCTTTTTATCCGCATTTTCGGACGTAGTTCACTGGGGCTGGCGTACGGACTAGGATTGGCGGATATGGTACTGGCGCCGGCTGTGCCCAGCAATACAGCGCGGGGTGGTGGCATTATTTATCCCATTATGAAATCCATGGCGATGAATTTCGGTTCAGTGCCGGAAGATCCGGCCACACATCGTAAGCTGGGTGCGTATCTGACGCTCAGCAGCTACAATATGAATCTCATTACTTCTTCGTTGTTTTTAACCGGTACTGCCAGCAATCCCATGTGTCAGAAGTTTGCCCGGAATCTGGGTATCGAAATCTCCTGGATGTCGTGGTTTACAGCAGCGATCGTGCCGGCAGCGCTTTCTATTCTGGCAGTGCCGTATATCCTTTACCGTATTTATCCGCCATCGTTAAAATCTACCGGCGATGCGCCGGCGATGGCTGCCGCGAAACTAAAGGAAATGGGGCCGGTGCACCGCGATGAATGGCTGATGCTCATCGCATTTGTGATCCTGCTGGTGTTGTGGGTATCGGGAGAATGGTTTGGTATTGATGCTACTACTACTGCTTTGATAGGTCTGGTGTTTCTGTTGTTATCGCAGGTACTTACCTGGGAAGATGTGAAATCAGAGAAAGGTGCGTGGGATACAATTGTATGGTTCAGTGCACTGGTAATGATGGCGGGGTTTCTGAATACGCTGGGTTTTATTCCCTGGTTCAGTGAAGTGATCCGGCAGCAGGTGGGGAATATGCGCTGGACGGTTGCCTTTCCCATTATTGTACTGGTATATTTCTACAGTCATTACATTTTCGCGAGTGCTACGGCACATGTGGCAGCGATGTATGCGGCATTTCTGGGGGTAGGTATTTCTGTTGGTATTCCCGGTACATTATTGGCGCTGGTGCTGGGCTTTTGCGGTGGCATTTTTGGAACACTGACGCATTATGGTCATGGCCCGGCACCGGTGTTTTTTGGCAGCAGTTATGTAGAGCTGAAAGACTGGTGGAAGTGTGGTTTTATCTTAAGTATTGTTTACCTGATTATCTGGATGGGAGCGGGCGGAGGATGGTGGAAAGTATTGGGAATCTGGTAG
- a CDS encoding OprO/OprP family phosphate-selective porin: MRLRCLLFIIGFLMIQPPVAASCSLPENNLAIDSTGRDSAVQKVAGFLKKITLGGVFQARYTLSLHKDVDVNGMHQPDATEVVRNSFSLKRARLQVKAQVSDRFMAAVLVNLADFSGDTKGKVLENAYISYRWNDAVNFTIGQFRPSFGLEDLYPVDIIKSMDFSNQYYAFGNNGWQSFQLGVSMFGSFAKDRNIPIKYSLAVVNGNNRNQPSDNDNGKLGTARLELGNMNRLAVGLNGGFGVVKRKNVYAFGVDVTGVFPLSPTLDLELQTEYKQGTDHQYYYALHDSLRIDPLNKYLMHGVYVLPNFRYKINYHKLTSIEFSVRYEYFNEDYKHDGNTRQTFIPMISLAFLKDYGGRLQLGMQIDQYKKDIPGTKTHNSNLMIVQVQCRL, translated from the coding sequence ATGCGACTGCGTTGTCTGCTGTTTATTATCGGTTTTCTAATGATACAGCCTCCGGTGGCTGCATCTTGTAGCCTGCCGGAGAATAATCTTGCTATAGACAGCACCGGCAGGGATTCCGCAGTGCAGAAAGTGGCCGGATTCCTTAAAAAAATTACGCTGGGCGGCGTTTTCCAGGCCCGCTATACCTTGTCGCTCCACAAGGATGTAGATGTAAATGGTATGCATCAGCCCGACGCTACAGAGGTAGTCAGAAACAGTTTTAGCCTGAAACGTGCGCGCCTGCAGGTAAAAGCACAGGTAAGCGATCGTTTTATGGCAGCGGTACTGGTGAACCTGGCCGATTTCAGCGGCGATACGAAAGGCAAGGTGCTGGAAAATGCGTATATCTCTTACCGTTGGAATGATGCGGTTAACTTCACGATCGGACAGTTTCGTCCGTCATTTGGTTTGGAGGATCTGTACCCCGTGGACATTATCAAATCAATGGATTTTTCCAACCAGTACTATGCATTTGGTAACAATGGCTGGCAAAGCTTTCAGCTGGGTGTATCCATGTTTGGCTCCTTTGCGAAAGACCGTAACATCCCCATCAAATATTCATTGGCAGTGGTAAACGGTAATAACCGTAACCAACCTTCAGATAATGATAATGGGAAGCTGGGAACGGCCCGGCTGGAACTGGGCAATATGAACCGGCTGGCAGTAGGCCTGAACGGCGGTTTTGGTGTCGTAAAGCGGAAAAACGTATATGCGTTTGGGGTAGATGTAACCGGTGTGTTTCCCCTGTCGCCTACTTTGGATCTGGAACTGCAGACAGAATATAAACAAGGTACAGACCATCAGTATTATTACGCCCTGCACGACAGCCTGCGTATAGATCCGTTGAATAAATACCTGATGCATGGCGTGTATGTATTGCCCAATTTCCGTTACAAAATCAATTATCATAAACTGACATCGATAGAGTTTTCTGTGCGGTATGAATATTTTAATGAAGATTATAAACATGATGGCAATACACGGCAGACTTTTATACCGATGATCAGTCTTGCTTTCCTGAAAGACTATGGTGGCCGGTTACAGTTAGGTATGCAGATCGATCAGTATAAAAAAGATATACCCGGTACCAAAACACATAACAGTAACCTGATGATTGTACAGGTACAATGCAGGCTTTAA
- a CDS encoding S46 family peptidase, with protein MRKKLMVLLLLLSVSIKWAKADEGMWLPYLLGQQTYNDMVKRGLKLTKEQLYSINKASLKDAIVIFGAGCTGEIVSAEGLVFTNHHCGYGAIAAASSVEHNYLKNGFYAKNKKEEIPANKLSVQFLVKVEDVTKEVEASLQGATAADRAKKEYQAYQGIIAKAVANTGYEAQIVPMFKNNQYLLFVYERYTDIRLVGTPPENVGKFGGDTDNWEWPRHTGDFSIFRVYAGKDGKPAPYAADNVPLKPKHFLPVSIKGVKENDYAMIFGYPGGTNRYETSYGVKLKTSIESPSLVNLRDVRLKAMLEEMKKDPAVKLQLASSYATIANYWKFFDGETKQLEKHGVLADKQKQEAAFSTWAQQKPEYASVMKDYEQAYKAWTPYAKQRMYLNEGILGSPVAAFAASLQNVENALVTPGAAKDAVKNAIEAADKARSGFLGVENKASDQKILSATARMFYTDIAKEQQPADFYASLKAKYGSLDEENTYRLWAAALMSNTIIFNDTKWKAFVANPDAVTLQQDPAFAYASAFLKNNSKYLPLYSQFAEKTKELGRIYLKGVIEMTPGANRYPDANFTMRLSYGQVKPYTPRDAVSYDYVCTMKGVLDKYVPGDYEFDLPENYVNLYNKKDFGQYKDAKRNDVVVCFITTNDITGGNSGSPVINANGELIGLAFDGNYEALSHKIQFDSKLNRTICVDVRYVLWCVEKLGGAKNIIDELKLVK; from the coding sequence GGGCATGTGGCTGCCGTATTTATTAGGGCAGCAAACGTACAATGACATGGTGAAGAGAGGATTGAAGCTAACCAAAGAACAATTGTACAGCATTAATAAAGCGTCTTTGAAAGATGCCATTGTAATTTTCGGTGCTGGTTGTACTGGTGAAATAGTAAGTGCGGAAGGACTGGTTTTTACCAACCACCACTGCGGTTACGGGGCGATTGCTGCCGCCAGTTCTGTAGAACATAACTACCTGAAAAATGGCTTCTATGCCAAAAATAAAAAGGAAGAAATTCCTGCCAATAAACTGAGTGTACAGTTTCTGGTGAAAGTAGAAGATGTCACCAAAGAAGTGGAAGCATCTCTGCAGGGAGCTACTGCTGCCGACCGCGCCAAAAAAGAATATCAGGCTTACCAGGGTATTATCGCTAAAGCGGTTGCCAATACCGGTTATGAAGCCCAGATCGTACCGATGTTTAAAAATAACCAGTACCTGTTGTTTGTATACGAACGTTATACAGATATCCGCCTGGTAGGTACACCTCCTGAAAATGTAGGTAAATTCGGAGGTGATACAGATAACTGGGAATGGCCGCGCCACACCGGTGACTTCTCCATCTTCCGTGTGTATGCCGGAAAAGATGGTAAACCTGCTCCTTATGCTGCAGACAACGTGCCTTTAAAACCAAAACATTTCCTGCCGGTATCTATCAAAGGCGTAAAGGAAAATGATTATGCCATGATCTTTGGTTATCCAGGTGGTACCAACCGCTACGAAACTTCCTATGGTGTAAAACTGAAAACTTCCATCGAAAGCCCTTCACTGGTGAATCTGCGTGATGTGAGACTGAAAGCGATGCTGGAAGAAATGAAAAAAGATCCTGCTGTTAAGTTACAGCTGGCATCTTCCTATGCTACTATTGCCAACTACTGGAAATTCTTTGACGGGGAAACCAAACAACTGGAAAAACATGGTGTACTCGCAGATAAACAAAAACAAGAGGCAGCTTTCAGCACCTGGGCACAGCAGAAGCCGGAATATGCCAGTGTGATGAAAGATTACGAGCAGGCCTATAAAGCATGGACTCCTTATGCGAAACAACGGATGTACCTGAACGAAGGTATCCTGGGTTCTCCGGTAGCTGCTTTTGCGGCTTCCCTGCAAAATGTGGAAAATGCATTGGTAACGCCAGGTGCGGCAAAAGATGCAGTGAAAAATGCCATCGAAGCAGCAGATAAAGCCCGTAGTGGTTTCCTGGGTGTGGAAAATAAAGCCAGCGATCAGAAAATACTGTCAGCTACTGCCCGGATGTTCTACACGGATATCGCTAAAGAACAGCAGCCTGCTGATTTTTACGCGTCACTGAAAGCCAAATACGGTAGCCTCGATGAGGAAAATACTTACCGTCTCTGGGCTGCAGCACTGATGTCCAACACCATCATCTTCAATGATACCAAATGGAAAGCTTTTGTTGCTAACCCGGATGCCGTAACCCTTCAGCAGGATCCTGCCTTTGCTTATGCCAGCGCTTTCCTGAAAAATAACAGCAAATATCTGCCATTATACAGCCAGTTCGCAGAAAAAACCAAAGAGCTGGGTCGTATCTACCTGAAAGGTGTGATCGAAATGACGCCTGGTGCCAACAGGTATCCGGATGCCAACTTCACCATGCGTTTATCTTATGGTCAGGTGAAGCCTTATACACCGCGGGATGCTGTGAGCTATGACTACGTATGTACGATGAAAGGTGTGCTGGATAAATATGTACCGGGTGATTACGAATTCGATCTGCCGGAAAACTATGTGAACCTGTACAACAAAAAAGATTTCGGTCAGTACAAAGATGCCAAACGGAATGATGTGGTAGTATGTTTTATTACAACCAACGATATTACCGGTGGTAACTCTGGTTCTCCGGTGATCAATGCCAATGGTGAACTGATCGGACTGGCCTTCGATGGCAACTACGAAGCCCTGAGCCATAAAATTCAGTTTGATTCTAAATTGAACCGTACCATCTGCGTGGATGTACGTTATGTATTGTGGTGTGTAGAGAAACTGGGTGGTGCTAAAAATATCATTGATGAGCTGAAACTGGTGAAGTAA